The Salarias fasciatus chromosome 16, fSalaFa1.1, whole genome shotgun sequence sequence CTGGTGTGacagtttctgctgctcaggatGAATTCAGTTGTCCCAGTCTGACTCTCCACTCATCATTATTCCTCTTTACCAGGGAGACTAAATGGTGGGATATGGCCACCATATTGTCCCTGTTGACTTACACACACGTGCACTCACGCAGCGGGGcggcggtgtgtgtggaggggccTCTCATGCATAAACGAGATCATTTTCATAAATTAAAATCTTGCCTGCAGAACGAACATCTGtgcccttcacacacacacacacacacacacacacacacacacacacacacacacacacacacacgcagcagtaATCCTAGTTTTGTCCTTCGGTGGGTGTGATAATGCTGTTAACAGGGTTTTCTCTGTAAGGAGATATGTGTTTCCCTACTTGCATGTTTagatccagactcagactctGAGCGCTGAGAAAACACTTCCCGATATGAAACCTCAGCAAACACCTTCAGTACGGCAGATTTCACCGAAAACATCCCATCAGAACTGACAAAACTGGGACTTTGGTGAGATGTAGGGATCTATTTTTAGAGCCAGAGTTTTACAGAGCAGCTGATTAGACTCCTGAAGAAACAGCTGACTGAAGACTTATTTGTTAATTGATTTAAGTCTGATAACTTAATGCGATGTGAAACTGGAAAAAGTACAATTCAGCTCGGCCATGTTTGATTTCTGTGCTGCCTTTTTGCATTGATTGGGTGTTATTGAAAGATTTGAGCTGCAGTGATATTTCCCcataaacaaaactgaattttctttacaatttaaaaatacCTAATTTACAGCAGTCATGTAAAGTTTCTCAAACTACGAGAGAGTGGACGAAAGCTAGCAATCATCATTTTGGATTTGattataattacatttattttgatgaatttctttttaaataatgaagCTAGAAATGCATCATGATCCAAATTCTTgcaaaaatattaacattttctgTGAATCTCTTTGAATTTTCCTTCTGTATGACTTCAGACCCGTTATCGACTCTATGCACAGGATGAATAACTCTCACTAATATCGTAGCAAACACTGGAGGCTTTATGAAGATGTAGTTATTGTTCTTGGTGTTCTTCTGTAGCTCTTCACTAAATGGGCCAAATGGCACCAAAGCTCAAGGTGCTGGGATGTGTTGCTGCAGATGAACGGAGACTTTCAGATGAATCCCATTGAATTCCTTTTAATAAAAGGCCTTTTATAAACATCTATCTTATAAAATATGAACAAGAGTCACATGAAATGTTAACAGACCACTACGAGAACgttataaaaagcaaaaagtaaAAACCACATGAACAACATGAACACTTCAGCCCAGCGTCACGCCTCACACACCCACCCAAAAATAGAGaaatctttatttctttcaacATTTGGAATCATCAGCTGAGCGTCGCTCAGGTTTTAACAAAATTGCATAGTTTCCTCCTGATTATTGCTCattgattattgattatttttcagtgacaataTTGATATTAGCGAGACATTCAGCGAGCGTCTCCTGCAGGGCGAAGCGCTGCAGAGAAGTTTTACATCGTAGGTGTgacgcctccgccgccgccgccgctcccctcGGAAAGAGTTTCAGAGCCCGACGCGGACAGAAAGAAGAGAGATGAAGAGACAGGTGTTCAGCGATGGGAGCACGGCGGCCGTCTGTCCCTCTGCCTCCGGCGGCCGTCCGGCCCccaggcctcctcctcctcacgagTCGTGGAAGATGGCGTTCAGCTGGGCGTTCATCAGCCGCTCGTGGTGCGAGTGTCCGTCAAAGCCCATCAGCCCGTCCACCTGCAGCTCCCCGCACCGCGGGTTGGCCCCCCCGCCGCCGTAGATGGCGGCGTGCCCCCCGCctcccgccgccccccctccgtAGTGCacgctgaaggagaagctcttgtCGTAGTCGGCGGGCGCGATGGGCTCGTGCTTGAAGGACGAGGAGAAGTTCCCGTTGATGCTGAGCGGCGGGCTGAGCGGCGGGTCGAAGGCCGGCCCGTCCGACACCAGCACGCCGTCGAAGAAGGGCTCCAGCGAGCCGTagggctgacctttgacctggtgGAAGATGTGGGAGGGGTCCATGGTGCCGTAGGGCGGACTGGGCAGGCCGGCCGTCAGCCCGGGGCTCTGGTAGGAGAAGTGTCCGGGGTAGGGGGCGCCGCCGGCCGGGGGCAGGTGGGTCGCCATGTCGGGCGTCTGCTCCGGGAGGAACGTCCGAGGGTTCAGCTGCAGGCAGCCTGCCACCAGGTTAGTGGTGGGCTGAGAGAGACCTGGCAACACAGACGGAATctggtcaacacacacacatcctctctTAACTGTTACTACAGGAGGCGTCTGTCAGCAGCCTCCCTGTCTTCACTTGTAAATCAAATTCTGTAAATTGATACACCATTAATCGCAGGAGTTGATGATTAatataaaagaggaaaaaacagggCAAACGAGTTTCCTGTTTAATCTTTAGGAACCATTCAGAAATATGAAACTGTTAAATGCTTGATACTGCTGAACGATTTCAGTTGTAGGATGAATCTGTACAAGCACTACGGGATTAATCGTTTTAAATCAAACTGATGATAGATATTGCCCTAGATGTTTGTTCTATAACATGTTTCCTGATTTGAGCCAACTtcatttggacattttttccTTCACCGCAAAGGACGGGCAACCAAATTCCACACACAAGAATCGTTCATTCAAGACTGCGACGTGTTCGCTAACGGTAGCCGCCGCTCACCTTTGCAGAGGGCCTGGACGAAGCTCATGAGGTCGGGCGCCTTGCCGGAGCGCAGGATCTCGCTCAGGGCCCAGATGTAGTTCTTGGCGAGGCGGAGCGTCTCGATCTTGGAGAGTTTCTGGGTTTTAGAGTAACAGGGGACGACTTTCCTCAGGCTCTCCAGGGCGTCGTTCAGGCCGTGCATGCGATTCCGCTCCCGGGCGTTGGCTTTCATCCGTCGCACCTTGAACCTACGAAACATTAGCGAATTCATGAGTGAAGAGCGTGTTAACAGCAGGAGTTTTTCTATGCAGCTGGCTTTAGGAAGATGATGGTTTAGAAGCATCCTTTCAGCTGAATACCTGAAGGTTCCCTTCATCTTGGGGTAACGAGGCTCTCTTTTGCCTCCTGTTTGGTTCAGCTGGCTATTCTTATACTGGTATACCGGTGTAAGCTaactttatatttacatttttgtaagataattgaattaaaatatgTAAGTCCTGTCCGtgctgaaatgttaaaataaaagcaagtcATATATTTGTCCTTTAGTGGAATTAGAAATCTGGGTGTTCACAGATGTTCTACAGATATGAGGAGCAGGAAAGCGAGGGTTTTGCTGCAGGGTTATCCCAAACCTTTCTTCTTCATAGGTTTTCTTTTATAAATTGTTTATTCATACAGTCTGGACACCAGAGCAACTACAAGATTCCACCGATCTGACTTTCTAGGACTTTGTAGCTCAGCTGACCCGTATTcataaaactaataaaaaactGACAGCAACCATTCTGTTGGGATCTTCATGATGAAGCTGTCCCCAAAAATAGAAGGGTGTAATTTCTGAAGGGCGGTGTGGATTCACACTGGAAGAGGAGCAAAGTGACACGGAGCTGCTTCGCTCCACTGCAGATCCTCCTGAGAGACTGGATCCACTGAGGAATTTTAATGAGTTTTAATTAAACTATAGATGTCAGAGGAAGACCACTGTGAATTACCACTTCAGTTACTCAACCTTTCCGGGTTACTTATGGAACAGTGACCTTGGGATTGTTTCTTAATTACCAGCTATCTGTAAAAAGCATTTCTACCAGTGTTAAGGTCTTTTATATTGTGACAAGCTGcttgtttccagctgttttaagAAATCATATCTCAGCTAGACTGCAATAAATTGATACAACTTTCATGAGCATGATCATGCCTGAATTATGAATATTGTTCTCTAAACACAGATACTATTAATTTATCTTCATTAGCCAAACTTTCCATCAATATAACTGTAGATTTAACtacaaaatcttaaaaaaaaatgtaaataaaatgtaaaggtGAATAAGCAGAAAATCTGTTTCCAATgcatttgtgtatttattgttttttttagatctATTATTCCTTTAACATAAGGAACAACTTATTAATTGTATTCCATTGGCTCTGGAGCTtttgttaaatgttttttccctttctgaCTGAAGTAATTTAGCACTGCTCACGTTGTTTGGTGCTGAGTGAGATTGATTTTTCTAGAGTAACATGAGAGCCAAGATATTGTAACTAAATGCTGAAGCCTTTGTTGGCCAGCAAACATCAAGCTCAAACTGCTTTCCTGACATCTCTCAGTTATTCACTGCATTTTCAGAGTTAAAGAAACAACACTGACTGTTaggaaatttaaatgaaataacatATTGTTGTTGATTTATAATTGAAAGCTGAATAATTGGGTAAAGTAAAACAAAGACCCTTATTTATAGCTTCTAAATCCTTCAGAAGGAGCACTATATtgaaattaatttaaacatGCACTAATCTAAAAGGTTTTCAGACAATATAATTCAAA is a genomic window containing:
- the neurod1 gene encoding neurogenic differentiation factor 1; protein product: MTRSVREEKSSMEPEEQQELRSPADREAERGAAGPGAGGEDGMEEDDDRLHHLDEEEDEDEEEEEEEEEEEEDGENKPKRRGPKKKKMTKARLQRFKVRRMKANARERNRMHGLNDALESLRKVVPCYSKTQKLSKIETLRLAKNYIWALSEILRSGKAPDLMSFVQALCKGLSQPTTNLVAGCLQLNPRTFLPEQTPDMATHLPPAGGAPYPGHFSYQSPGLTAGLPSPPYGTMDPSHIFHQVKGQPYGSLEPFFDGVLVSDGPAFDPPLSPPLSINGNFSSSFKHEPIAPADYDKSFSFSVHYGGGAAGGGGHAAIYGGGGANPRCGELQVDGLMGFDGHSHHERLMNAQLNAIFHDS